The following are from one region of the Pelagibius sp. CAU 1746 genome:
- a CDS encoding CpaF family protein, producing MAGVINEDKAPAASEQGVSDENLEAYRRQLQPKVLSLIGDDDLSSIPRPELALRIGNLLTYEIERSGTKLGLLQRRKLVTGLIDWLLQCNAMQPDERQELMNSSTVPEAQPGSATPPEGHDRAKATSHSPTVTAAKNKVHPLVMERLDVSAASQLPREDLTRQIGEIVREIVLDEKLNLNAPEQQSIVDIMLDDMLGLGPLEPLLADEAVTDIMVNGPKQVYVERRGKLELTDVTFQNDEHVLNIARRIVSQIGRRVDETTPLVDARLLDGSRVNIIIPPLAIDGPSISIRKFSKKGITLDVMQRQNNVSAAMATVLKIAARSRLNILISGGTGSGKTTLLNAMSQLIDPGERIVTIEDAAELQLQQPHVVRLETRPPNLEGSGEITMRDLVKNSLRMRPDRIILGEVRGAEAVDMLQAMNTGHDGSLGTLHANRPREAMTRLENMIGLAGINLPAKAVRTQIASAVDLIVQVSRMRDGMRRVTHVEEIVGMEGEIITTQNLFTYEFQGEGKDGLLLGSYKSSGLRPHFTPKAAYFSLDKPLLEAMG from the coding sequence GTGGCGGGGGTTATCAACGAAGACAAGGCGCCCGCCGCGAGCGAGCAAGGGGTCTCGGACGAGAATCTAGAGGCCTATCGCCGGCAGCTCCAGCCCAAGGTTCTCTCCCTCATCGGGGACGACGACCTTTCGTCGATCCCGCGCCCCGAACTGGCGTTGCGGATCGGCAACCTGCTTACCTATGAGATCGAGCGCAGCGGCACCAAGCTTGGGCTGCTGCAGCGGCGCAAGCTGGTTACCGGCCTGATCGACTGGCTTCTGCAGTGCAATGCCATGCAGCCGGACGAACGCCAGGAGCTGATGAACAGCAGCACGGTCCCGGAAGCGCAACCCGGATCGGCCACGCCGCCCGAGGGTCACGACCGAGCCAAGGCGACATCTCATAGTCCCACCGTGACCGCCGCCAAGAACAAGGTCCATCCCCTGGTGATGGAGCGTCTCGACGTCTCGGCCGCCTCTCAATTGCCGCGGGAGGACCTGACCCGCCAAATCGGTGAGATCGTCCGGGAGATCGTCCTCGACGAGAAACTCAACCTCAACGCTCCCGAACAGCAGTCCATCGTCGACATCATGCTCGACGATATGCTGGGCCTGGGGCCGCTGGAGCCGCTGCTGGCCGACGAAGCCGTTACCGACATCATGGTCAATGGACCCAAGCAGGTCTATGTGGAGCGCCGTGGCAAGCTGGAGCTGACAGACGTCACCTTTCAGAACGACGAGCACGTTCTGAATATCGCCCGGCGCATCGTCTCGCAGATCGGGCGCCGCGTCGACGAAACGACGCCCCTTGTAGATGCCCGCCTGCTTGACGGCAGCCGCGTCAATATCATCATCCCTCCCCTGGCGATCGACGGACCTTCCATCTCGATCCGTAAGTTCTCCAAGAAAGGCATCACCTTGGACGTGATGCAGAGGCAGAATAACGTCTCTGCCGCGATGGCAACGGTCCTGAAGATCGCCGCGCGCAGCCGCCTCAACATCCTGATCTCCGGCGGCACCGGTTCGGGTAAGACGACGCTGCTGAATGCCATGTCTCAGTTGATCGATCCCGGCGAGCGGATCGTCACCATTGAAGACGCCGCCGAGCTTCAGCTCCAGCAGCCCCACGTGGTCCGGCTGGAAACCCGGCCGCCGAACCTGGAGGGCAGCGGCGAGATCACTATGCGGGACCTGGTGAAGAACTCCCTGCGTATGCGTCCCGATCGGATTATCCTGGGCGAGGTTCGCGGCGCTGAAGCCGTTGACATGCTACAAGCCATGAACACCGGCCACGACGGCTCCCTCGGAACGCTTCACGCCAACCGGCCGCGCGAGGCCATGACCCGCCTCGAGAACATGATCGGCCTAGCCGGTATCAACTTGCCGGCCAAGGCGGTGCGCACGCAGATCGCCTCCGCCGTCGATTTGATCGTCCAGGTCTCGCGCATGCGCGACGGTATGCGCCGCGTAACCCATGTGGAAGAGATCGTCGGCATGGAAGGCGAGATCATCACGACCCAAAACCTCTTCACCTATGAATTCCAGGGCGAAGGTAAGGACGGCCTGCTGCTGGGAAGCTACAAGTCCTCCGGCCTTCGACCCCACTTCACGCCCAAGGCCGCCTACTTCAGTCTTGATAAGCCGCTGCTCGAGGCCATGGGATGA
- a CDS encoding P-loop NTPase — translation MSMADRILEQHPAESIAAECVAFVGDNQTHSVVASVLKEYFAEPLVRDGGPNQAIEYLGGTVSPALLIVDVSEAVSPQTAMLSLTAAVPDGTKVIGIGSVNDIAVYREIVDSGASDYLVKPLTEKVLASALNRTEESQQSHHQSESVPEQKARIAVIGSRGGVGASTVALNIAWILSEERKYKTALVDLDLEFGTIALALDLEPTRGLREALENPARVDGLFIASATAKLTDHLSIMATEENLTSEVQYNPNAVDALFEALGRINDNIVVDVPRSSYSVRRRVFEAATEIVLVTELSLGGLRDSLRLLRGIQEVAPDTPLRVVANRAMGPKQAMQLKDFQKALEHKVDLVLPDEPKVFNAAANTGKPLAQTNSRAKVCKALRKLVSELHLPEQDDEQDKAKGKAKGKVKMKRGKAPDKKTASQKKKPGLFGLFKKG, via the coding sequence ATGAGCATGGCTGACCGCATCTTGGAACAGCACCCGGCCGAATCGATCGCCGCCGAATGTGTCGCCTTCGTCGGCGACAATCAGACGCACTCGGTCGTTGCCTCGGTGCTGAAGGAATACTTCGCAGAGCCGCTGGTTCGCGACGGCGGCCCGAATCAGGCGATCGAGTACCTGGGGGGGACCGTTTCACCCGCCCTGCTGATCGTCGACGTCTCCGAAGCCGTCTCGCCGCAAACCGCCATGTTGTCGCTCACTGCGGCGGTTCCGGACGGGACCAAGGTTATCGGGATCGGCAGCGTCAATGACATCGCGGTCTACCGCGAAATCGTCGACTCCGGCGCCAGCGACTATCTGGTGAAGCCGCTGACGGAGAAGGTCCTGGCGTCGGCGCTGAACCGCACTGAGGAGTCCCAGCAGAGCCATCATCAGAGCGAAAGCGTTCCCGAGCAGAAGGCGCGTATCGCGGTCATCGGCTCGCGCGGCGGGGTTGGCGCCAGTACGGTCGCCCTCAACATCGCCTGGATCCTCAGCGAAGAGCGTAAGTACAAGACGGCCCTGGTCGATCTGGATCTGGAATTCGGTACCATCGCCCTCGCCCTCGACCTGGAGCCGACCCGCGGCCTGCGTGAGGCGCTGGAGAACCCGGCGCGCGTCGACGGCCTGTTCATCGCCAGTGCGACCGCCAAGCTGACGGACCATCTTTCGATCATGGCGACCGAGGAGAACCTTACCTCCGAGGTCCAGTACAATCCCAATGCCGTGGACGCCCTTTTCGAGGCGCTGGGACGAATCAACGACAACATTGTCGTTGACGTCCCCCGCTCATCCTACTCCGTGCGGCGTCGGGTCTTCGAGGCGGCGACCGAGATCGTCCTGGTGACGGAGCTCTCTCTCGGCGGATTGCGCGACTCTCTGCGCCTGCTCCGCGGCATCCAGGAAGTGGCGCCGGACACGCCGCTGCGGGTCGTGGCCAACCGTGCCATGGGCCCCAAGCAGGCGATGCAACTGAAGGATTTTCAGAAGGCGCTGGAGCACAAGGTCGACCTGGTGTTGCCGGACGAGCCGAAGGTCTTCAACGCCGCAGCCAATACCGGCAAGCCTCTCGCCCAGACCAATTCCCGTGCGAAGGTCTGTAAGGCGCTGCGCAAGCTCGTCAGCGAGCTTCATCTGCCTGAGCAAGACGACGAGCAGGACAAGGCCAAAGGCAAAGCCAAGGGCAAGGTCAAGATGAAGCGCGGCAAGGCACCGGATAAGAAGACTGCCTCGCAAAAGAAGAAGCCGGGGCTTTTCGGCCTCTTTAAGAAGGGCTGA
- a CDS encoding CpaD family pilus assembly lipoprotein: protein MLSHKKSGFTALFCLALATAGCAGDPDRDPGAQKVADAINSVFYNGKWQQVPATPENQAETIIFEQRVSFDDSAAVLDRRARRAIVRLLEEAAPNPNSLISLSVAGSGSAPATYDRLTLQRLEAVRLALSDLGYQSTLANTAEARVGALADDEVGLTVTKVMAILPDCNQPQPLEPDRPDFTRGFGCANAYNLGVMVADPADLERGRTLEPADAERHSESILRYRVGKEDELQEEDTGS from the coding sequence ATGCTGAGCCATAAGAAATCCGGCTTTACCGCCCTCTTCTGTCTGGCGCTCGCCACTGCTGGCTGCGCTGGCGACCCGGATCGCGATCCAGGCGCACAGAAGGTCGCCGACGCCATCAATTCCGTGTTCTACAACGGCAAGTGGCAGCAGGTTCCGGCGACGCCGGAAAACCAGGCAGAAACCATCATTTTCGAGCAGCGCGTTTCCTTCGACGACAGCGCAGCGGTCCTCGATCGCAGGGCGCGGCGCGCCATCGTGCGCCTGCTTGAGGAAGCGGCGCCGAATCCGAACAGCCTGATCAGCCTCAGCGTCGCCGGCAGCGGCAGCGCCCCGGCAACTTACGACCGCTTGACGCTGCAGCGCCTGGAGGCCGTCCGGCTGGCGCTGTCCGACCTTGGCTACCAAAGCACCCTGGCGAATACGGCGGAAGCCCGTGTCGGCGCCCTCGCGGACGACGAGGTGGGCCTGACGGTGACCAAAGTCATGGCCATCCTTCCGGACTGCAACCAGCCGCAACCCCTGGAACCGGACAGGCCGGACTTCACCCGAGGGTTCGGCTGCGCCAATGCCTATAACCTCGGCGTCATGGTCGCGGATCCGGCGGACTTGGAGCGCGGCCGCACGCTGGAGCCGGCAGACGCCGAACGGCATAGCGAGTCCATCCTGCGCTACCGCGTAGGCAAGGAGGACGAGCTTCAGGAAGAGGACACCGGTTCTTAA
- a CDS encoding type II and III secretion system protein family protein — translation MRMISRLWLAAAIVLSASLLPLPGQAALQGRAVPTNGDPIAIEIGEGQLLRLDRGMASVFIANPGIADVSAKSDRLLYLFGKAVGTTTLFALDSNDNVIANIQVNVTHSLKRLQSALTDLVPNGTVVASSVDGAIILSGAVETATESENARRLASRFVGEGGEVINRLAVTAPNQVNLRVRIAEVSREVINQFGFNWDILYDGAFQFGLQSFPPVAGVNAIFGGGNIGDVSIDGLLDVLADDNLVSILAEPNLTAVSGETASFLAGGEFPIPVSQDEDTITVVFKQFGVSLAFTPTLLGRSRVSMRVRPEVSQLSTAVQVVAGGLSIPSLTTRRAETTVELASGQSFAIAGLILDNTRQENHKIPGLSDLPILGALFQSDRFQRNETELVIIVTPYIVRPVDAEQLRTPVDPYRAAPLAKNDKGPTRRTVPVDPAQASSLGGAQKNTGFILD, via the coding sequence ATGCGCATGATTTCAAGGCTTTGGCTTGCCGCCGCCATTGTGCTTTCGGCGAGTCTCCTGCCGCTGCCCGGACAGGCCGCCCTGCAGGGTCGGGCTGTGCCGACCAATGGCGACCCTATCGCCATCGAGATCGGCGAGGGCCAGCTGCTGCGGCTCGACCGCGGCATGGCCTCGGTTTTTATCGCCAACCCCGGCATCGCCGACGTCAGCGCCAAATCCGACCGCCTGCTCTACCTCTTCGGCAAGGCGGTCGGCACGACCACCCTCTTCGCCCTGGACAGCAATGACAACGTCATCGCCAACATCCAGGTCAACGTCACCCACAGCCTCAAGCGCCTGCAATCGGCGTTGACGGACCTGGTCCCCAACGGAACGGTCGTCGCCTCCTCGGTCGACGGCGCGATCATCCTCTCCGGCGCCGTCGAGACCGCTACCGAGTCCGAGAACGCGCGCCGTCTGGCCTCCCGCTTCGTCGGCGAGGGTGGCGAAGTGATCAACCGCCTCGCCGTCACGGCACCGAACCAGGTGAACCTGCGCGTACGCATCGCTGAGGTCTCCCGCGAGGTCATCAATCAGTTCGGCTTCAACTGGGACATCCTCTATGACGGCGCCTTTCAGTTCGGCTTGCAATCGTTTCCGCCGGTGGCCGGCGTCAACGCCATCTTCGGCGGCGGCAACATCGGTGACGTCTCGATTGACGGCCTGCTCGACGTCCTGGCCGACGACAACCTGGTGTCCATTCTGGCCGAACCGAACCTGACAGCCGTATCCGGCGAGACCGCCAGCTTCCTCGCCGGCGGCGAGTTCCCGATCCCGGTGTCGCAGGACGAAGACACCATCACCGTCGTCTTCAAGCAGTTCGGCGTCAGCCTGGCCTTCACGCCGACCTTGCTGGGCCGGAGCCGTGTTTCCATGAGGGTGCGCCCCGAAGTCAGTCAGCTTTCCACGGCGGTCCAGGTCGTCGCCGGCGGCCTGTCGATCCCTTCCCTGACGACGCGCCGCGCGGAGACCACGGTGGAACTTGCCTCGGGCCAAAGCTTCGCCATCGCCGGGCTCATCCTGGACAATACCCGTCAGGAGAATCACAAGATCCCTGGCTTGTCCGACCTGCCGATCCTCGGCGCGTTGTTCCAGAGCGACCGCTTCCAGCGCAACGAGACCGAATTGGTGATCATCGTCACCCCCTACATCGTGCGTCCGGTCGACGCCGAGCAGCTGCGCACGCCGGTCGATCCTTATCGCGCCGCCCCGCTCGCGAAGAACGACAAAGGCCCGACGCGCCGAACCGTGCCGGTCGACCCGGCGCAGGCGTCGAGCCTGGGCGGCGCGCAAAAGAACACCGGTTTCATCCTGGATTAG
- the cpaB gene encoding Flp pilus assembly protein CpaB, whose translation MSLRTIILVVAALLITVVTTFVARSWLDAQRAQPVVVAQQAPAPQGVQVLVASITLPTGVFIQEDQLRWQIWPDDDIPEEYITDKEFKIEDFYGAVVRRGFTPGEPVTPKRVIRPGERGFLAAVLRPGYRAMAIRVNATSGVSGLVFPGDRIDIILTHTVVDRTGAEAIERRASETVLENVRVLAIDQMVDEEKNEPIYAKNFTVEVTPKQTEMLTVVRELGALSISLRSLAKDEEELERLATSQEDPQDEPDPERGHTYTWDSEVSRLVGMRDGKQGGNKKVVNITRGNEVQELRF comes from the coding sequence ATGTCACTCAGGACCATCATCCTCGTCGTTGCGGCGCTGCTGATCACCGTCGTCACGACCTTCGTGGCCCGCAGCTGGCTCGACGCCCAGCGCGCACAGCCCGTCGTCGTCGCCCAGCAGGCACCCGCCCCGCAAGGGGTCCAGGTCCTCGTGGCCAGCATCACCCTGCCGACCGGCGTGTTCATTCAGGAAGACCAGCTGCGGTGGCAGATCTGGCCCGATGACGATATTCCCGAAGAATACATCACGGACAAGGAATTCAAGATCGAGGACTTTTATGGCGCCGTCGTCCGCCGGGGGTTCACTCCGGGCGAGCCGGTCACTCCCAAGCGCGTCATCCGGCCGGGCGAGCGTGGCTTTCTGGCTGCGGTTCTGCGGCCCGGCTATCGGGCCATGGCAATCCGCGTGAACGCCACGTCCGGCGTCAGCGGCCTGGTTTTCCCTGGCGACCGGATTGACATCATTTTGACACATACCGTGGTCGATCGCACGGGCGCCGAGGCCATCGAGCGGAGGGCCAGCGAGACGGTACTGGAAAACGTCCGGGTGCTGGCCATCGACCAGATGGTCGACGAGGAAAAGAACGAGCCGATCTACGCTAAGAACTTCACCGTAGAAGTGACGCCAAAGCAGACGGAAATGCTCACCGTCGTGCGGGAGCTCGGCGCCTTGTCGATCAGTCTGCGCAGCCTGGCCAAGGACGAGGAGGAGCTCGAACGCCTCGCCACCTCCCAGGAGGATCCTCAGGACGAGCCGGACCCGGAGCGGGGCCACACCTACACCTGGGATAGCGAAGTCAGCCGTCTGGTCGGCATGCGTGACGGAAAGCAGGGCGGCAATAAGAAGGTTGTTAACATTACGCGTGGTAATGAGGTCCAGGAGCTACGCTTCTAG
- a CDS encoding prepilin peptidase — protein sequence MDFSDATARFTILAFSGLLIAAAASDWRNFTVPNRYSLAMAALYPSYVIASGGDIDWVGALIYAAVAFVAGFLLFTLRLCGGGDIKLFVAVTLWTGPALMMPMVFYTSVAGGLLAAGMWLNFKVNRSAMPAHLVYASRNTSFRKQPMPYAVAIAVGGLFVALQLLARV from the coding sequence ATGGACTTCTCCGACGCCACCGCGCGTTTCACGATTCTGGCGTTTTCCGGCCTGCTCATCGCCGCCGCGGCGAGCGATTGGCGGAACTTTACTGTGCCGAACCGCTACAGCCTGGCGATGGCGGCCTTGTATCCGTCTTACGTAATCGCTTCCGGTGGCGACATCGACTGGGTCGGTGCTCTCATCTATGCGGCTGTGGCTTTCGTGGCGGGGTTCTTGCTATTCACTTTGCGGCTCTGCGGTGGCGGTGACATAAAGCTCTTCGTGGCCGTCACCCTTTGGACCGGCCCCGCTTTGATGATGCCGATGGTGTTCTACACCAGCGTCGCCGGGGGACTTCTCGCCGCCGGCATGTGGCTGAACTTCAAAGTCAACCGCTCTGCCATGCCGGCGCACCTGGTCTACGCCTCGCGGAATACATCCTTCAGAAAGCAACCCATGCCCTATGCCGTCGCCATCGCCGTCGGCGGCCTTTTCGTGGCGCTGCAGCTCTTGGCGCGGGTCTAG
- a CDS encoding Flp family type IVb pilin codes for MFETIKSFLSDESGATAIEYGLIAALVSVAAIAALQSLGGSLQSIFGVVSNELSDAANNATAAPTSPTP; via the coding sequence ATGTTCGAAACGATCAAGTCTTTTCTTTCTGACGAGTCTGGTGCTACGGCCATCGAGTATGGCCTGATCGCCGCCCTGGTGTCGGTGGCGGCTATCGCGGCCCTGCAGTCCCTTGGTGGGTCCCTGCAGAGCATCTTCGGCGTCGTGTCCAACGAGCTGAGCGATGCCGCCAACAACGCCACCGCTGCGCCGACTAGCCCCACCCCGTAA
- a CDS encoding glycosyltransferase family 2 protein, whose translation MSPNPVHEQLNALAEAWPRDAVRVAVLLPCYNEEAAIGQVVRSFREALPEADIYVYDNASSDRTGEVAAQAGARVVRETLRGKGNVVRRMFADVDADIYVLADGDDTYDAAAAPKLIETLCREQLDMVNAARRNTSDEAYRRGHRFGNRLFTTMVSTLFGKRFDDILSGYRVFSRRFVKSFPALAQGFEIETELTVHALELRMPVCEVQTAYKERPEGSESKLSTFKDGFRILMTILRLTKEERPLPFFAGAGAILAFFSILLAVPLLATYIETGLVPRLPTAVLVCGLMILAFLSLACGFILDSVALGRRELKRLHYLHLPAPPRLAAPKRQSEPRESASSTPVSCAG comes from the coding sequence ATGTCACCAAATCCGGTCCATGAGCAGCTAAATGCCCTTGCCGAGGCTTGGCCGCGGGACGCAGTACGCGTCGCCGTACTGCTGCCCTGCTACAACGAGGAAGCGGCCATCGGGCAAGTCGTCCGGAGCTTCCGCGAGGCGCTGCCGGAAGCCGATATCTACGTCTACGACAATGCCTCTTCCGACCGGACCGGCGAAGTCGCAGCCCAGGCCGGCGCCCGGGTCGTGCGGGAAACCCTGCGCGGCAAAGGTAACGTCGTACGGCGCATGTTCGCCGATGTAGATGCCGACATCTACGTTCTGGCCGACGGTGACGACACCTACGACGCCGCTGCTGCGCCTAAGCTGATCGAAACGCTATGCCGCGAACAGCTCGACATGGTCAACGCCGCGCGCCGCAATACCAGCGACGAGGCCTATCGCCGCGGACACCGTTTCGGTAACCGCTTGTTTACCACGATGGTCAGCACGCTGTTCGGCAAACGCTTCGACGACATTCTCTCCGGCTATCGCGTGTTCTCGCGCCGCTTCGTGAAGTCCTTCCCCGCCCTCGCCCAAGGCTTCGAGATCGAGACTGAACTCACCGTTCATGCTTTGGAACTGCGCATGCCGGTCTGCGAGGTGCAAACCGCCTACAAGGAGCGCCCCGAAGGATCGGAAAGCAAGCTCAGCACCTTCAAGGACGGTTTTCGCATCCTGATGACCATCCTTCGCCTGACAAAAGAAGAGCGCCCCTTGCCGTTCTTTGCCGGAGCCGGCGCGATCCTGGCATTCTTCTCCATCCTTCTCGCCGTCCCCCTGCTGGCCACCTACATCGAAACCGGACTGGTGCCGCGGCTTCCAACGGCCGTCTTGGTCTGCGGCTTGATGATCCTCGCCTTTCTCAGTCTGGCCTGTGGCTTCATTCTCGATTCCGTCGCGCTCGGCCGGCGTGAATTGAAGCGCTTGCATTACCTGCATCTTCCCGCTCCCCCGCGCCTGGCCGCGCCAAAGCGGCAGTCGGAGCCTAGAGAAAGCGCCTCTTCTACGCCCGTTTCTTGCGCAGGATAA
- a CDS encoding glycosyltransferase family 87 protein, whose product MVEALGSPAAARNDKLLCAFLLLVSLAYSGFAAFDYFSYFEEGLFDFTLRPVGRDFVNYWTAGSAVLDGLVPQVFDVSFYHAYQERLFDHEVTDYNWSYPPHMLLLVWPLGALSYLWALAAWSLVLLLLYLWAAASGRQQAALVAVALLAAPATFECLTSGQNGFLTGALLIGGLRLLGPRPVLAGILFGILTIKPQLGLLLPFALLAARQWTAIAAAGLTTLVLVGISIAVFGWGAWEAYFELVVPTQSEILTERTAPYLKMMPSAYIGMRLIDAEPLLRNAAQILMSGVALAGVVWVFRRSTDADLKFAVIAVGAFLASPYAFDYDMTAVMLAVVLVTLRGLRDGFLPGERIALAATWSLPSTVFWLNAVHLPVGALILLSCFVCLLARNARAVKGESRRGFVWAKSSQRLAS is encoded by the coding sequence ATGGTGGAAGCCCTGGGAAGTCCGGCCGCTGCCCGGAACGACAAGCTGCTCTGCGCCTTTCTGCTGCTGGTCTCCCTCGCTTACAGCGGCTTTGCCGCCTTCGATTACTTCTCCTACTTCGAAGAGGGGCTTTTCGACTTCACCCTGCGGCCTGTCGGCCGGGACTTCGTGAACTACTGGACGGCCGGTTCCGCGGTATTGGACGGCCTGGTTCCCCAGGTCTTCGACGTATCCTTCTACCATGCCTATCAGGAGCGTCTTTTTGACCATGAGGTCACCGACTACAACTGGTCCTACCCGCCGCATATGCTGCTGCTGGTCTGGCCCTTGGGGGCTCTGTCGTATCTTTGGGCCCTCGCGGCGTGGTCGCTGGTTCTCTTGCTTCTTTACCTCTGGGCCGCGGCAAGCGGCCGCCAGCAGGCCGCTCTCGTGGCGGTGGCGCTGCTCGCCGCGCCGGCGACCTTCGAATGCTTGACCTCCGGTCAGAACGGATTTCTCACCGGCGCACTGCTGATCGGCGGACTGCGGTTGCTCGGGCCGCGGCCGGTCCTCGCCGGCATTCTGTTCGGCATCCTCACGATCAAGCCGCAACTCGGCTTGTTGTTGCCTTTCGCACTTTTGGCCGCCCGCCAGTGGACAGCCATCGCCGCGGCCGGACTCACCACGCTGGTGCTGGTGGGGATCAGCATCGCGGTCTTCGGCTGGGGGGCCTGGGAGGCGTACTTCGAATTGGTTGTCCCGACTCAGTCCGAGATCCTGACGGAGCGCACGGCGCCCTATCTGAAGATGATGCCGTCGGCCTATATCGGGATGCGGCTGATCGACGCCGAGCCCCTGCTGCGGAATGCGGCGCAGATCCTGATGTCGGGAGTTGCCTTGGCCGGCGTGGTCTGGGTGTTCCGGCGTTCCACGGACGCCGACCTGAAGTTCGCCGTTATCGCCGTCGGTGCGTTCCTGGCTTCGCCCTACGCCTTCGACTACGACATGACGGCGGTGATGCTCGCAGTGGTGCTCGTGACGCTGCGGGGCTTGCGTGATGGCTTCCTGCCGGGAGAGCGGATTGCGCTCGCCGCCACCTGGAGCCTGCCTTCGACCGTGTTCTGGCTCAATGCCGTCCACCTGCCGGTCGGCGCGCTGATCTTGCTGTCTTGCTTCGTTTGTTTGCTGGCCCGGAATGCCCGGGCGGTGAAGGGGGAGAGCCGGCGCGGCTTCGTCTGGGCGAAGTCAAGCCAGAGGTTGGCCTCCTGA
- a CDS encoding iron-sulfur cluster assembly accessory protein, giving the protein MAIANLITLTDAAADRVKALIAKSDEPVLGLRVGVSTKGCSGMSYVVEYAKEQRKLEDVVEDKGVKIFIDPTAVMFLLGSEMDYVEDKFHCGFVFTNPNEKGRCGCGESFHV; this is encoded by the coding sequence ATGGCTATCGCGAACCTGATCACTCTGACCGACGCGGCCGCGGATCGCGTGAAGGCGCTCATCGCCAAGAGCGACGAGCCGGTGCTCGGCCTGCGCGTCGGCGTCAGCACCAAGGGCTGCTCGGGTATGAGCTACGTGGTCGAGTACGCCAAGGAGCAGCGCAAGCTGGAGGACGTTGTCGAGGACAAGGGCGTGAAGATCTTCATCGATCCCACCGCCGTCATGTTCCTGCTGGGCAGTGAAATGGACTACGTCGAGGACAAGTTCCACTGCGGCTTCGTCTTCACCAATCCCAACGAGAAGGGCCGCTGCGGCTGCGGCGAATCCTTCCACGTCTGA
- a CDS encoding SUF system Fe-S cluster assembly protein codes for MSDHPLGMDTFGLGAAPEGLTARAGAPLQPGLPVAGKEQVEDAIRQVHDPEIPVNIYDLGLIYTLDIHQDGSVAIEMTLTAPACPVAGEMPQQVAEAVAATEGVGEVQVTLTWDPPWTPERMSEDAKLALGMF; via the coding sequence ATGAGCGATCATCCCCTAGGCATGGACACCTTCGGCCTCGGCGCCGCGCCCGAGGGGCTCACCGCCCGCGCCGGCGCGCCGCTGCAGCCCGGCCTACCCGTGGCCGGCAAGGAGCAGGTCGAGGACGCCATCCGGCAGGTCCACGACCCTGAGATCCCGGTGAACATCTACGACCTGGGCCTGATCTACACCCTGGACATCCACCAGGACGGCTCGGTGGCCATCGAGATGACCCTGACCGCCCCGGCCTGCCCGGTCGCCGGCGAAATGCCCCAGCAGGTCGCCGAGGCGGTGGCCGCCACCGAGGGCGTCGGCGAGGTGCAGGTGACGCTGACCTGGGACCCGCCCTGGACACCGGAGCGCATGTCCGAGGACGCCAAGCTGGCCTTGGGAATGTTCTAG
- the sufU gene encoding Fe-S cluster assembly sulfur transfer protein SufU: MDDLLRDLYQEVILDHGKHPRNLRHPEDANRQARGYNPLCGDQVTIYLVEDENGRIADVAFEGKGCAISMASASMMTEVLRGKTEAEARRLFGDFHRLCTEDGFTLEQAAAEDREALERLQVLSGVRAFPVRVKCATLAWHAMTAALDGENQVTTE, from the coding sequence ATGGACGACCTGCTGCGCGACCTCTACCAGGAAGTGATCCTCGATCACGGCAAGCACCCGCGCAACCTGCGCCACCCCGAGGACGCGAACCGCCAGGCGCGCGGCTATAACCCGCTGTGCGGCGACCAGGTGACCATCTACCTGGTGGAGGACGAGAACGGCCGCATCGCCGACGTGGCCTTCGAGGGCAAGGGCTGTGCCATCTCCATGGCCTCGGCCTCGATGATGACCGAGGTGCTGCGCGGCAAGACGGAGGCCGAGGCGCGCCGCCTCTTCGGCGACTTTCACCGCCTCTGCACCGAGGACGGCTTCACCCTGGAGCAGGCCGCCGCCGAGGACCGCGAAGCCCTGGAACGCCTGCAGGTGCTCTCCGGCGTGCGCGCGTTTCCGGTGCGGGTCAAATGCGCCACCCTCGCCTGGCACGCCATGACGGCGGCCCTGGATGGCGAAAACCAGGTGACGACGGAATAG